Proteins encoded within one genomic window of Deltaproteobacteria bacterium:
- a CDS encoding glycosyltransferase family 2 protein, giving the protein MDGPRLSVIVPVYNEVGTVRTLLERVMAVPLPKEIIVVDDCSTDGTRTVLEELRAATPDTPANRLVLVFQAHNQGKGAAVRAAVPHVSGDLAIIQDADLEYDPAEYPRLIQPILDGHADVVYGSRYASPGRVLMFWHTVGNKLLTLFSNMCTNLNLTDMETCYKVFRADILKRLPIRSERFGLEPELTAKVAHLRCRIHEVPIAYYGRGYSDGKKIGWKDAVSAAWTILRFRISPDIGREDEAF; this is encoded by the coding sequence ATGGACGGGCCCCGCCTGTCGGTCATCGTCCCGGTGTACAACGAGGTCGGCACCGTCCGGACCCTCCTCGAGCGGGTCATGGCCGTCCCCCTCCCAAAGGAGATCATCGTCGTCGACGACTGCTCGACCGACGGGACGCGCACCGTGCTCGAGGAGCTGCGCGCCGCGACGCCGGACACGCCGGCGAACCGCCTCGTGCTCGTCTTCCAGGCGCACAACCAGGGCAAGGGCGCCGCGGTGAGGGCAGCCGTCCCGCACGTGAGCGGCGACCTCGCGATCATCCAGGATGCCGACCTGGAGTACGACCCCGCCGAGTACCCGCGGCTCATCCAGCCGATCCTCGACGGCCACGCCGACGTCGTCTACGGCTCGCGCTACGCGAGCCCGGGCCGGGTGCTCATGTTCTGGCACACGGTCGGCAACAAGCTGCTCACACTCTTCTCCAACATGTGCACCAACCTGAACCTCACCGACATGGAGACCTGCTACAAGGTCTTCCGGGCCGACATCCTGAAGCGCCTGCCCATCCGCTCGGAGCGCTTCGGCCTCGAGCCCGAGCTCACCGCCAAGGTGGCGCACCTGCGCTGCCGCATCCACGAGGTGCCGATTGCCTACTACGGGCGGGGCTACTCGGACGGGAAGAAGATCGGCTGGAAGGACGCTGTGTCGGCGGCATGGACGATCCTGCGCTTCCGCATCTCGCCCGACATCGGGCGCGAGGACGAGGCCTTCA
- a CDS encoding DUF2231 domain-containing protein encodes MLETLLPGAQRLQNVHPLLVHFPLALLPASALVYVLAWLAGRDAWAWTGLWLLVLGAVSAAAAATTGLRADEGVMVDPSVREQLLDPHRRLMLTTVGLSIALAAWAAAARPLPARGRGVFLILLVVLLALMSRGADYGGRMVYDYNAGGNACPQPIEFTR; translated from the coding sequence GTGCTAGAGACGCTGCTCCCCGGAGCGCAGCGCCTCCAGAACGTCCATCCGCTCCTCGTCCACTTCCCGCTCGCGTTGCTGCCCGCGAGCGCGCTCGTCTACGTTCTCGCCTGGCTCGCCGGACGGGACGCGTGGGCGTGGACGGGACTCTGGCTCTTGGTGCTCGGAGCCGTGTCCGCGGCGGCGGCGGCGACGACGGGGCTGCGCGCGGACGAGGGCGTGATGGTCGACCCCTCGGTCCGCGAGCAGCTCCTCGATCCGCACCGGCGGCTGATGCTGACCACGGTCGGGCTGAGCATTGCGCTGGCGGCGTGGGCGGCGGCGGCACGGCCCCTGCCGGCGCGCGGCCGGGGTGTCTTCCTCATCCTCCTCGTCGTGCTGCTCGCGCTCATGTCGCGCGGCGCGGACTACGGCGGCCGGATGGTCTACGACTACAACGCGGGGGGCAACGCCTGCCCGCAGCCCATCGAGTTCACCCGTTGA